One genomic segment of Micromonospora sp. WMMC415 includes these proteins:
- a CDS encoding gluconokinase, which translates to MTDRALGVVIGVDVGTTSTKAAAYDTRGRLVAHHSAGYPLDEPHPGYAEQDPHRIHAAVIEAVRGAVAGLDRPVTALSLCSAMHSLIGLDATGAPITPSITWADSRSARQAERLRAVPSGLALHQRTGTPIHPMAPLPKLLWYAEMEPELFGRMAYWVGIKDWLLLRLCDALVTDHSMASATGLLDIHQLAWDSEALGIAGITPMQLPELVPTTHVLPGVTAEVAAATGLPRDTPVVVGAGDGPLANLGLGVVAPGMAACSIGASGAMRVMVERPGVDPLGGVFCYALTEQRWAVGGAINNGGIVLDWAGEALAPELGPDAEEKLLAEAARAPVGSGGLLMLPYLLSERAPNWSALPRGAYVGLTHGHRRRHLVRAALEGVCQQLALVLGAIRAAGNEVHEVRASGGFARSPLWRQMLADVLGMPVRFPAGRGGSGFGAALLGMEALGLVASIDVAAELVDIDEAVRPDPAAAATYATLLPLFSELYEALVPAFFTLRRLAPSLPPEPPPAAPPK; encoded by the coding sequence GTGACCGACAGGGCCCTGGGCGTCGTGATCGGCGTCGACGTCGGCACCACCAGCACGAAGGCCGCCGCGTACGACACCCGTGGCCGGCTGGTCGCCCACCACTCCGCCGGGTACCCGCTCGACGAGCCCCACCCCGGATACGCCGAGCAGGATCCGCACCGCATCCACGCGGCGGTGATCGAGGCGGTCCGGGGCGCGGTGGCCGGACTCGACCGACCGGTCACCGCCCTCTCCCTCTGCAGCGCGATGCACAGCCTGATCGGGCTCGACGCCACCGGCGCCCCGATCACGCCCTCGATCACCTGGGCCGACTCGCGGTCCGCCCGACAGGCCGAGCGGCTGCGGGCGGTGCCGTCCGGGCTGGCCCTGCACCAGCGCACCGGCACCCCGATCCACCCGATGGCGCCACTGCCGAAGCTGCTCTGGTACGCCGAGATGGAGCCGGAACTCTTCGGCCGGATGGCGTACTGGGTGGGCATCAAGGACTGGCTGCTGCTGCGGCTCTGTGACGCGCTGGTCACCGACCACTCGATGGCCTCGGCGACCGGCCTGCTGGACATCCACCAGCTGGCCTGGGATTCCGAGGCCCTCGGTATCGCCGGGATCACGCCGATGCAGCTGCCCGAGCTGGTCCCCACCACCCACGTCCTGCCGGGCGTCACCGCCGAGGTGGCCGCGGCGACCGGGCTGCCCCGGGACACGCCGGTGGTGGTCGGCGCCGGGGACGGGCCGCTGGCGAACCTGGGGCTCGGCGTGGTCGCCCCGGGGATGGCGGCCTGCTCGATCGGCGCGAGCGGCGCGATGCGGGTGATGGTCGAACGGCCCGGCGTCGACCCGCTGGGCGGGGTGTTCTGCTACGCGTTGACCGAGCAGCGCTGGGCGGTCGGCGGCGCCATCAACAACGGCGGCATCGTGCTCGACTGGGCCGGCGAAGCGCTCGCTCCCGAGCTGGGCCCCGACGCCGAGGAGAAACTGCTCGCCGAGGCCGCCCGGGCGCCGGTCGGCTCCGGCGGGCTGCTCATGCTGCCGTACCTGCTGAGCGAGCGGGCCCCGAACTGGTCGGCGTTGCCGCGCGGCGCGTACGTGGGGCTGACCCACGGGCACCGCCGCCGGCACCTGGTCCGGGCCGCCCTGGAGGGGGTCTGCCAGCAGCTCGCGCTGGTGCTCGGCGCGATCCGGGCGGCCGGCAACGAGGTCCACGAGGTCCGGGCCAGCGGCGGCTTCGCCCGCAGTCCGCTGTGGCGGCAGATGCTCGCCGACGTGCTCGGCATGCCGGTGCGCTTCCCCGCGGGCCGCGGGGGGTCCGGCTTCGGGGCCGCGCTGCTGGGCATGGAGGCGTTGGGCCTGGTCGCGTCCATCGACGTCGCGGCCGAACTGGTCGACATCGACGAGGCCGTCCGGCCCGACCCGGCCGCCGCCGCCACGTACGCGACGCTGCTGCCGCTCTTCTCGGAGCTGTACGAGGCGCTGGTGCCGGCCTTCTTCACGCTGCGCCGGCTCGCGCCCAGCCTGCCGCCGGAGCCTCCGCCGGCGGCGCCGCCGAAGTGA
- a CDS encoding exo-alpha-sialidase encodes MLRKAGEPMRSVLSRRTRFRLIGAGVVAAALTVATTLVHLAGDPPRPVALQEEENPAAPAEWMWAQRANPDGSIPATAYQEALAQSRTLENATRRGAPNLSDVTWNLLGPTNIGGRLIDVVVHPTTPGTVYVAAGTGGVWKSVDGGATLTSAWADDLPQSMGALAIAPDGTLYAGTGEPDHGGGGSYYGTGVYRSTDGGATWESLGLTDTGAIGRIRIDPTDPRRIVVAAQGRLFDTGGDRGVYLTTDGGETWKQLLDGLNDSTGAIDVAINPTDPDILLAAMWDKLRYPDGREYGGPGSGLYRSADGGATWTRLGAPLPASTSDPGRIGVAFAPGDPNRAYAITNDRIGNLTGFFVSDDAGATWSRPMTGEPALDAADGGFAWWFGRLWVDPADANHVFSAGVPMMESRDGGLTWVTGRGIHVDQHAMAWDPHTPGRVYVGNDGGLYWSDQGGDVVGPWNAASVQPYMQFYAMDVSAQDVRRASGGTQDNGSLRSWGGTDWNLYRGGDGMMNRINPVDLDNVYACSQNGGCARSDNGGDTMTSIRARFAGTRFNWVSPLEIAPGTPDTVYFGSNVLNRSDDRGRTWRAVSPDLTGGPTPRNATSYATITAIGIARTDEDVVYVGTDDGYLWVTRDGGGTWTRLTDPDLPDRWVTRVTVDPADARTAWVTYSGFRWESETQPHVLMTTDGGATWRDISGNLPQAPVNDVIRHPKHRQWLYVGTDMGVFFTPNLGRTWLKVGATFPAVPVMDVHFHAGSKTLFAATFGRGILHATIGD; translated from the coding sequence ATGCTGCGGAAGGCCGGTGAACCCATGCGGTCGGTGCTGTCGAGGCGGACACGGTTCCGGTTGATCGGCGCGGGGGTGGTGGCGGCCGCGCTCACGGTCGCGACGACCCTGGTGCACCTGGCCGGTGATCCACCGCGCCCGGTCGCCCTTCAGGAGGAGGAGAATCCGGCCGCGCCCGCCGAATGGATGTGGGCGCAGCGGGCCAACCCGGACGGCTCGATCCCGGCCACCGCCTACCAGGAGGCGCTGGCCCAGTCGCGGACGCTGGAGAACGCCACGCGGCGCGGCGCGCCGAACCTGTCCGACGTCACGTGGAACCTGCTCGGCCCGACCAACATCGGCGGGCGACTCATCGACGTGGTGGTCCACCCGACCACGCCCGGCACGGTCTACGTCGCCGCCGGCACCGGCGGGGTGTGGAAGAGCGTCGACGGCGGCGCCACGCTGACCAGCGCCTGGGCCGACGACCTGCCGCAGTCCATGGGCGCGCTCGCGATCGCGCCCGACGGCACCCTGTACGCGGGCACCGGCGAGCCGGACCACGGCGGCGGCGGGTCGTACTACGGCACCGGCGTCTACCGCTCCACCGACGGCGGCGCGACCTGGGAGAGCCTCGGGCTGACCGACACCGGCGCGATCGGGCGGATCCGCATCGACCCCACCGACCCGCGCCGGATCGTCGTCGCCGCGCAGGGCCGGCTGTTCGACACCGGCGGCGACCGCGGCGTCTACCTCACCACCGACGGCGGGGAGACGTGGAAGCAGCTGCTCGACGGCCTCAACGACTCCACCGGCGCGATCGACGTCGCGATCAACCCGACCGACCCGGACATCCTGCTCGCGGCCATGTGGGACAAGCTGCGCTACCCCGACGGGCGCGAGTACGGCGGCCCCGGATCCGGCCTGTACCGCTCCGCCGACGGCGGCGCCACCTGGACCCGGCTCGGCGCACCCCTGCCCGCCTCGACCAGCGACCCCGGCCGCATCGGCGTCGCGTTCGCACCTGGCGACCCGAACCGCGCGTACGCGATCACCAACGACCGGATCGGCAACCTGACCGGCTTCTTCGTCTCCGACGACGCGGGCGCCACCTGGTCCCGGCCGATGACCGGCGAGCCGGCGCTCGACGCCGCCGACGGCGGGTTCGCCTGGTGGTTCGGCCGGCTCTGGGTCGACCCCGCCGACGCGAACCACGTCTTCTCCGCCGGGGTACCGATGATGGAGTCGCGCGACGGCGGCCTGACCTGGGTGACCGGCCGGGGCATCCACGTCGACCAGCACGCGATGGCCTGGGACCCGCACACGCCGGGCCGCGTGTACGTGGGCAACGACGGCGGCCTCTACTGGTCGGACCAGGGTGGCGACGTGGTCGGCCCGTGGAACGCCGCGTCCGTCCAGCCGTACATGCAGTTCTACGCCATGGACGTGAGCGCGCAGGACGTGCGCCGGGCCTCCGGCGGCACCCAGGACAACGGCTCGCTGCGGTCCTGGGGCGGGACCGACTGGAACCTGTACCGGGGTGGCGACGGGATGATGAACCGGATCAACCCGGTCGACCTCGACAACGTGTACGCCTGCTCGCAGAACGGCGGCTGCGCCCGCTCCGACAACGGCGGCGACACGATGACCTCGATCCGGGCCCGGTTCGCCGGCACCCGGTTCAACTGGGTGTCGCCGTTGGAGATCGCCCCCGGCACGCCGGACACCGTCTACTTCGGCTCCAACGTGCTCAACCGCTCCGACGACCGGGGACGCACCTGGCGGGCGGTCAGCCCCGACCTGACCGGCGGGCCGACGCCGCGCAACGCCACGTCGTACGCGACCATCACCGCGATCGGCATCGCCCGGACCGACGAGGACGTGGTGTACGTCGGCACCGACGACGGCTACCTGTGGGTCACCCGGGACGGCGGTGGCACCTGGACCCGGCTGACCGACCCCGACCTGCCCGACCGGTGGGTCACCCGGGTGACCGTGGACCCGGCGGACGCGCGAACGGCCTGGGTCACGTACTCCGGCTTCCGCTGGGAGAGCGAGACCCAGCCGCACGTGCTGATGACCACCGACGGCGGGGCGACCTGGCGGGACATCTCCGGCAACCTGCCGCAGGCGCCGGTGAACGACGTGATCCGGCACCCGAAGCACCGCCAGTGGCTGTACGTCGGCACCGACATGGGTGTCTTCTTCACCCCGAACCTGGGCCGTACCTGGCTCAAGGTCGGCGCGACGTTCCCCGCCGTGCCCGTCATGGACGTGCACTTCCACGCCGGGTCGAAGACGCTGTTCGCGGCGACGTTCGGCCGCGGCATCCTGCACGCGACGATCGGCGACTGA
- a CDS encoding zinc-ribbon domain-containing protein: MGRGDYGGSGGYWRAMFFIFGLRTKVSQSGVVRQVCRHCGNHAAQVITRRSTKFTLFFIPLVPVRTRYVQQCTFCGAQYEISRSDAQRLAVG, encoded by the coding sequence GTGGGCCGAGGTGATTACGGCGGTTCCGGTGGGTACTGGCGGGCGATGTTCTTCATCTTCGGCCTGCGTACCAAGGTCAGCCAGTCCGGCGTGGTGCGGCAGGTGTGCCGCCACTGCGGCAACCACGCCGCCCAGGTGATCACCCGCCGGTCGACGAAGTTCACCCTGTTCTTCATCCCGCTCGTCCCGGTCCGCACGCGGTACGTGCAGCAGTGCACCTTCTGCGGTGCCCAGTACGAGATCTCCCGGTCCGACGCGCAGCGGCTCGCGGTCGGCTGA
- a CDS encoding helix-turn-helix domain-containing protein, which translates to MRDVLYLEQLEQAEVLLKPQRVEILRQLAEPRTCTEVAARLDQTPQRVYYHVKQLVAAGLVTQVSERKVRGISEGIYQAAARSYWLSPRLVGHIGLRRARDELSLGYLLDLMEEVQADIAALDRAAPELPSVGVSGEIRVPAEQRQQFLHDLQATLQDLFTRYGGAEGDAFKLAVAVYPKGTDRE; encoded by the coding sequence ATGAGAGATGTCCTGTACCTGGAGCAGCTTGAGCAGGCCGAGGTCCTGCTCAAGCCGCAGCGCGTCGAGATCCTGCGGCAGCTGGCCGAGCCGCGCACCTGCACCGAGGTGGCCGCGCGGCTCGACCAGACGCCGCAGCGCGTCTACTACCACGTCAAGCAACTCGTGGCCGCCGGCCTGGTGACGCAGGTCAGCGAGCGCAAGGTGCGGGGTATCAGCGAGGGCATCTACCAGGCCGCCGCCCGGTCGTACTGGCTGTCGCCCCGGCTCGTCGGGCACATCGGCCTGCGCCGGGCCCGCGACGAGCTGAGCCTCGGCTACCTGCTCGACCTCATGGAGGAGGTCCAGGCCGACATCGCGGCGCTGGACCGCGCCGCCCCCGAGCTCCCCTCGGTCGGGGTCTCCGGCGAGATCCGCGTGCCCGCGGAGCAACGCCAGCAGTTCCTGCACGACCTGCAGGCGACCCTGCAGGACCTGTTCACGCGCTACGGCGGCGCCGAGGGTGACGCCTTCAAGCTCGCCGTGGCCGTCTATCCGAAGGGAACAGACCGTGAGTGA
- a CDS encoding MFS transporter has product MRNHRAVVLVAVLLSTFSLPVSLTGASVALPDIGRDLDAGLASVQWVVNGYNATFASFMLATGALADLVGRRRVFAGGVALFAVSGLLAAVAGDILLLDVARAVAGVGAAAAATSASALLAGAFQGPARARAFSVFGTTIGAGLAFGPSVAGLLIDTLGWRAVFAAPALAGVAVLLLTPWLPESRQPHAGRIDWPGTGSFTAALLLLIFGFVQGPEYGWDDVRIVGAFGVALALLVVFARVERSRPDPMFDLALLANPRFVGICLAAATIVAVMVPLLVYLPSYFTTVVGLTPAAAGATLILLTAPTLVLPLLAGALIRRVPAPAVIVASVAVVAVGAAWATVLGPTSDAAVLAGPLLTMGAGIGLSIGLLDALAIGSVGPHRAATGAGMINTARLASETIAIAVVGAVLASTTAGRLADPGFTGGLRAVLWTMAALAALAAVAVAALLRSGARSREPVAQPSR; this is encoded by the coding sequence TTGCGCAACCACCGGGCCGTCGTGCTGGTCGCCGTCCTGCTGTCCACCTTCTCGCTGCCGGTTTCGCTGACCGGGGCCTCGGTCGCGCTGCCCGACATCGGGCGGGACCTCGACGCCGGTCTCGCCTCCGTTCAGTGGGTGGTCAACGGCTACAACGCGACCTTCGCGAGCTTCATGCTCGCCACCGGCGCGCTCGCCGACCTCGTCGGCCGGCGGCGCGTCTTCGCCGGCGGGGTGGCGCTGTTCGCGGTGTCCGGCCTGCTCGCCGCGGTCGCCGGCGACATCCTGCTGCTGGACGTCGCCCGCGCGGTCGCGGGCGTCGGGGCCGCAGCGGCCGCCACCAGCGCCTCCGCGCTCCTCGCGGGCGCCTTCCAGGGGCCGGCCCGAGCCCGCGCGTTCAGCGTCTTCGGTACGACGATCGGCGCCGGCCTGGCCTTCGGCCCGTCGGTCGCCGGGCTGCTGATCGACACGCTGGGGTGGCGGGCGGTGTTCGCCGCGCCGGCCCTGGCAGGCGTGGCGGTGCTGCTGCTCACCCCGTGGCTGCCGGAGTCGCGCCAGCCGCACGCCGGCCGGATCGACTGGCCGGGCACCGGGTCGTTCACCGCCGCCCTGCTGTTGCTGATCTTCGGCTTCGTGCAGGGTCCCGAGTACGGCTGGGACGACGTGCGGATCGTCGGCGCCTTCGGAGTGGCGCTGGCGCTGCTCGTGGTGTTCGCCCGCGTGGAGCGGTCCCGTCCCGATCCGATGTTCGACCTGGCCCTGCTGGCGAACCCCCGGTTCGTCGGCATCTGCCTGGCGGCGGCCACCATCGTCGCCGTCATGGTGCCGCTGCTGGTCTACCTGCCGTCGTACTTCACGACCGTGGTCGGGCTGACGCCCGCCGCGGCGGGCGCGACGCTGATCCTGCTCACCGCGCCGACCCTGGTGCTTCCGCTGCTCGCCGGGGCGCTGATCCGGCGGGTGCCGGCTCCGGCGGTGATCGTCGCGTCGGTGGCGGTGGTCGCGGTGGGTGCGGCCTGGGCGACCGTGCTGGGCCCGACCAGCGACGCGGCCGTGCTGGCCGGTCCGCTGCTGACCATGGGCGCCGGGATCGGGCTGTCCATCGGCCTGCTGGACGCGCTGGCGATCGGCAGTGTCGGCCCGCACCGGGCGGCCACCGGGGCCGGCATGATCAACACCGCCCGGCTGGCCAGTGAGACGATCGCCATCGCGGTCGTCGGCGCGGTGCTCGCGAGCACCACGGCGGGCCGGCTCGCCGACCCCGGCTTCACCGGCGGCCTGCGGGCCGTGCTGTGGACGATGGCCGCCCTGGCGGCGCTCGCCGCGGTGGCCGTCGCGGCGCTGCTCCGCTCGGGCGCCCGGAGTCGCGAGCCGGTCGCGCAGCCGAGCCGTTAA
- a CDS encoding CHRD domain-containing protein, with the protein MMGRTRLWAVALAAGAAVAATAAGGVAMGGGKDDAGDRRDWSDSRDRDDAKGERFDVRAKLDGYQEDPLTISTPGNGRFDAHVDERKKEIEFRLSYEDLEGKVNAAHIHFGGRHQSGGIIAFLCGTPSKDGKGGAPKGTKECPASPAKVEGTIKPADVIGPQEQGIKPGEFDELVDAIKAGVTYVNVHTDKYPNGEIRGQIKKEDRKKDDRKKDDEKPDWSSKDDEKPDWDWSKDDEKPDWDWSSKDDEKSDWSGKDDEKSDRDGEHGKDEHSDEKDWGSEHREG; encoded by the coding sequence ATGATGGGACGTACCCGACTGTGGGCAGTGGCGCTGGCGGCCGGCGCGGCGGTGGCGGCCACCGCTGCGGGCGGCGTGGCCATGGGCGGCGGCAAGGACGACGCCGGCGACCGCCGCGACTGGAGTGACTCCCGGGACCGGGATGACGCCAAGGGCGAGCGGTTCGACGTGCGGGCGAAGCTCGACGGTTACCAGGAGGACCCGCTCACGATCTCGACACCGGGCAACGGCCGGTTCGATGCGCACGTCGACGAGCGGAAGAAGGAGATCGAGTTCCGGCTCAGCTACGAGGACCTCGAGGGGAAGGTGAACGCGGCGCACATCCACTTCGGTGGGCGGCACCAGAGCGGGGGGATCATCGCCTTCCTCTGCGGCACCCCGTCGAAGGACGGGAAGGGCGGCGCGCCGAAGGGCACCAAGGAGTGCCCGGCGTCTCCCGCCAAGGTCGAGGGAACGATCAAGCCCGCCGACGTCATCGGCCCGCAGGAGCAGGGCATCAAGCCCGGCGAGTTCGACGAGCTGGTCGACGCGATCAAGGCCGGCGTCACGTACGTCAACGTGCACACCGACAAGTACCCGAACGGTGAGATCCGGGGCCAGATCAAGAAGGAAGACCGCAAGAAGGACGACCGCAAGAAGGACGACGAGAAGCCGGACTGGAGCAGCAAGGACGACGAGAAGCCGGACTGGGACTGGAGCAAGGACGACGAGAAGCCGGACTGGGACTGGAGCAGCAAGGACGACGAGAAGTCCGACTGGAGCGGCAAGGACGACGAGAAGTCGGACCGCGACGGTGAGCACGGCAAGGACGAGCACTCGGACGAGAAGGACTGGGGCTCGGAGCACCGCGAAGGCTGA
- a CDS encoding putative quinol monooxygenase: MFIVAGSLYVDPEDRDDYLAGCVEVVEAARKAPGCVDFTISGDLVEPGRVNVYERWESEEDLLAFRGSGPTEEQQVAIRGAEVHRYLISGVEAP, translated from the coding sequence GTGTTCATCGTCGCCGGAAGCCTGTACGTCGACCCGGAGGACCGGGACGACTACCTCGCCGGTTGCGTCGAGGTGGTGGAAGCCGCCCGCAAGGCGCCCGGGTGCGTCGACTTCACCATCAGCGGGGACCTGGTCGAGCCGGGCCGGGTCAACGTCTACGAGCGGTGGGAGTCCGAGGAGGACCTGCTGGCGTTCCGGGGCTCCGGCCCGACGGAGGAGCAGCAGGTGGCGATCCGCGGCGCGGAGGTCCACCGGTACCTGATCTCCGGCGTCGAGGCCCCCTGA
- a CDS encoding class I SAM-dependent methyltransferase, with protein sequence MSLIDRDQGAASAPATPPAGGRRPRPTVADVVRALTTGALPVRVTGYDGSALGPADAGITLAIRSERGLSYLLTAPGDLGMARAYVSGDLGLEGVHPGDPYEALRVLKDEVRLRVPPVAEALSLARALGWERLLPPPPPPQEALPRWKRVVNGLRHSRTRDSSAISHHYDVSNAFYEKVLGESMTYTCAVFRSPDDSLETAQAAKYDLVAQKLALKAGMRLLDVGCGWGGMVRHAAREYGVQALGVTLSRAQAQWAQAAIEREGLTGLAEVRHLDYRDAPPEQFDAVSSIGLTEHIGVRNYPAYFGFLRNRLRPGGRLLNHCITRADNRAPHRSGAFIDRYVFPDGELAGPGRIISEIHDAGLEVHHEENLRQHYALTLAAWCRNLVANWDFCVSEVGAGTARVWGLYMAGSRMAFERNGIQLHQVLATRTGPAGETTYPLRPDWLP encoded by the coding sequence ATGAGCCTCATCGATCGAGACCAGGGGGCGGCAAGCGCTCCCGCGACACCGCCGGCGGGGGGCCGGCGCCCGCGGCCGACCGTGGCCGACGTCGTCCGGGCGTTGACCACCGGGGCCCTGCCGGTCCGGGTCACCGGGTACGACGGCAGCGCCCTCGGCCCGGCCGACGCCGGGATCACCCTCGCCATCCGTTCCGAGCGCGGCCTGTCGTACCTGTTGACGGCCCCCGGCGACCTGGGCATGGCCCGGGCCTACGTGAGCGGCGACCTCGGGCTGGAGGGGGTGCACCCGGGCGACCCGTACGAGGCGCTGCGGGTGCTGAAGGACGAGGTGCGGCTGCGCGTCCCACCCGTGGCCGAGGCGCTGTCCCTGGCGCGGGCGCTCGGCTGGGAGCGGCTGCTGCCGCCGCCGCCCCCGCCGCAGGAGGCGCTGCCCCGCTGGAAGCGGGTGGTGAACGGGCTGCGGCACTCCCGCACCCGGGACAGCAGCGCGATCTCGCACCACTACGACGTGTCGAACGCCTTCTACGAGAAGGTGCTCGGCGAGTCGATGACGTACACGTGCGCGGTGTTCCGCTCCCCGGACGACAGCCTGGAGACGGCGCAGGCCGCGAAGTACGACCTGGTCGCGCAGAAGCTCGCGCTCAAGGCGGGGATGCGGCTGCTCGACGTGGGCTGCGGCTGGGGCGGCATGGTCCGGCACGCGGCCCGGGAGTACGGCGTGCAGGCGCTGGGCGTGACCCTGTCGCGGGCGCAGGCGCAGTGGGCCCAGGCCGCGATCGAGCGGGAGGGGCTGACCGGTCTCGCCGAGGTGCGCCACCTCGACTACCGGGACGCCCCGCCTGAGCAGTTCGACGCGGTCTCCTCGATCGGGCTGACCGAGCACATCGGGGTGCGCAACTATCCCGCGTACTTCGGTTTCCTGCGGAACCGGCTGCGTCCGGGCGGACGGCTGCTGAACCACTGCATCACGCGCGCGGACAACCGGGCGCCGCACCGCTCGGGCGCGTTCATCGACCGGTACGTGTTCCCCGACGGCGAGCTGGCCGGGCCCGGCCGGATCATCTCGGAGATCCACGACGCCGGTCTCGAGGTGCACCACGAGGAGAACCTGCGGCAGCACTACGCCCTGACCCTCGCCGCGTGGTGTCGCAACCTCGTGGCGAACTGGGACTTCTGCGTGTCGGAGGTCGGCGCCGGCACGGCCCGGGTGTGGGGCCTCTACATGGCCGGTTCACGGATGGCGTTCGAGCGCAACGGGATCCAACTGCACCAGGTGCTCGCGACCCGCACCGGCCCGGCCGGCGAGACGACCTACCCCCTGCGCCCTGACTGGCTGCCCTGA
- a CDS encoding SRPBCC domain-containing protein, with translation MSEPMKLTVLLAAPVEVVRRALTDPAELRVWLTEHARVELPTTYEFWGRHTPEGDAPHQRLLHVDDDTLRFAWLLDGVETTTEISLRPEGPAATVLTLAQSHVTFAEAISGGTIRGVLQTWWSLALANLDAHLAGQPLLPKVDFTSAEMRGELLIAAPMAKVWESLTDSEQASAWFGYPIGIEPWVGGRYAMGGFEAGHAATVVDVEPGRRMSVDWGPIGVTTWELAESAGKTKLTFVQSGFDEQNPPYSGWAGSVSGLAELRRYHEMAEWRPIWLSAEVPGMEPAPAAG, from the coding sequence GTGAGTGAACCGATGAAGCTGACCGTCCTCCTCGCCGCTCCGGTCGAGGTCGTCCGCCGCGCCCTCACCGACCCGGCCGAGCTGCGTGTCTGGCTCACCGAGCACGCCCGTGTCGAGCTGCCGACGACGTACGAGTTCTGGGGTCGGCACACGCCCGAGGGCGACGCCCCGCACCAGCGGCTGCTGCACGTCGACGACGACACACTGCGCTTCGCCTGGCTGCTGGACGGGGTGGAGACCACCACCGAGATCTCGCTGCGTCCGGAGGGTCCGGCCGCCACCGTGCTGACCCTCGCGCAGAGCCACGTCACCTTCGCCGAGGCCATCAGCGGCGGCACCATCCGGGGGGTGCTCCAGACCTGGTGGAGCCTGGCGCTGGCCAATCTCGACGCGCACCTGGCCGGGCAGCCGCTGCTGCCGAAGGTCGACTTCACCTCCGCCGAGATGCGCGGCGAGCTGCTCATCGCCGCCCCGATGGCGAAGGTCTGGGAGTCGCTGACCGACTCGGAGCAGGCCAGCGCCTGGTTCGGGTACCCGATCGGCATCGAGCCCTGGGTCGGCGGCCGGTACGCGATGGGCGGCTTCGAGGCCGGCCACGCCGCCACGGTGGTCGACGTGGAGCCGGGGCGGCGGATGTCCGTCGACTGGGGTCCCATCGGCGTCACCACGTGGGAGCTGGCCGAGTCCGCGGGGAAGACGAAGCTGACCTTTGTGCAGAGTGGCTTCGACGAGCAGAACCCGCCGTACTCGGGCTGGGCCGGGTCGGTCTCGGGGCTCGCCGAGCTGCGCCGCTACCACGAGATGGCCGAGTGGCGGCCGATCTGGCTCTCCGCCGAGGTGCCGGGCATGGAGCCCGCGCCAGCGGCCGGCTGA
- a CDS encoding MerR family transcriptional regulator — protein MAYTVGQVAKAAGVTVRTLHHYDEIGLLSPSGRSSTGYRRYDDADLERLQLIRYYRELGFPLEEIAAILDDPASDPAEHLRRQHELLSARIGKLQDMVAAIEIAMEARKMNIPLTPEERFEVFGDFDPDAHAEEAERRWGGTEAYRESARRTAGYSKEDWLRNKAENEDWGRRFAEVMAAGAPADSPAATDLAEEHRQLISRWFYDCSYEIHTGLADMYVGDPRFTEYFEKIRPGMAAYLAEAIHANAISRA, from the coding sequence ATGGCGTACACGGTGGGGCAGGTGGCGAAGGCGGCCGGCGTGACGGTCCGGACGCTGCACCACTACGACGAGATCGGCCTGCTGTCGCCGAGCGGTCGCAGCAGCACCGGCTACCGGCGCTACGACGATGCGGACCTGGAGCGGTTGCAGCTCATCCGCTACTACCGGGAGCTCGGTTTCCCGCTGGAGGAGATCGCCGCGATCCTCGACGACCCGGCGAGCGACCCGGCCGAGCACCTGCGCCGGCAGCACGAGCTGCTGAGCGCGCGGATCGGCAAGCTGCAGGACATGGTCGCGGCGATCGAGATCGCGATGGAGGCACGGAAGATGAACATCCCGCTGACGCCGGAGGAGCGGTTCGAGGTCTTCGGCGACTTCGACCCGGACGCGCACGCCGAGGAGGCGGAACGCCGCTGGGGCGGCACCGAGGCGTACCGGGAGTCGGCCCGGCGCACCGCCGGCTACTCGAAGGAAGACTGGCTGCGCAACAAGGCCGAGAACGAGGACTGGGGGCGCCGGTTCGCCGAGGTGATGGCCGCCGGCGCGCCGGCGGACAGCCCGGCGGCGACGGACCTGGCCGAGGAGCACCGGCAGCTCATCAGCCGGTGGTTCTACGACTGCTCGTACGAGATCCACACCGGTCTGGCCGACATGTACGTCGGTGACCCACGGTTCACCGAGTACTTCGAGAAGATCCGCCCGGGGATGGCCGCGTACCTGGCGGAGGCCATCCACGCCAACGCGATCAGCCGGGCGTGA